A window of Glycine soja cultivar W05 chromosome 13, ASM419377v2, whole genome shotgun sequence genomic DNA:
gtttttataaattttaaaacaaataagatttaaacaggaattgatttttaaaaatgtcattttcatggaccaaaaatatatttagtataAACCTTTGTGTGTTTCATATAGGTTTTGTGAATTATCTACTCCGTTATTGTTTCCTTATACTTGCTCTGTCATTTGAATCAACAttgcataatgtaaaccttctGTGAGCAGTTCATAGTGGACTTTTCTTGTTGCCATTTATGTATGCATAACTTAAATGACATGGCTAAATTTTTGCATCTCACGCTGAAACTCATTCATTATTGTCCCTTCTTTTCTAATGGTGGGAAATTGCTTGTTAGTTACACACCCAGTCATTctgtttgtaattttgtttcttaaatGGTTTATGatgttttaaaagtttaattccTTGTCAATCATTCACAGCACTTTTTTAGAGCATTAAAGCCACCTTTTGTGGGACTTTTCTGCAATTGGGATTGAATATTCTTTCATTGACTCTATGTTACAGATTATCCCTAACCTGGACTTCTGGGTTAGCTTGCCTAGGAGAACACAGGTATTCTTCTACATGAATGcttcaattttagtttttccaatctgacattaggaaaagataaaataagtttttaaaactTTAGTTCAATGATATGTACAAGAAGGTTGGGAGTTGCATTCTTCGTGTAAGCATTgtcttttattttgtctttgcAGAGTCTGTGTGCATCTTTGGGGAGGAAGTTTAAGGGACCGTCTGAAGGTCACCGGAGCACTTATTCTCCTGTGAACTTCTGAGATTAGATTTTCGATTCTGGATTTGTCCGATGAATTCTTTAAGGATAATCTCCAAAACGAGGCCAACATTCTGCCGACAATGCAGAAAACCCCCTTTTCAGATACCCTATTGATCAGCTCTGGGCTTCCTTGATATGGAACATTCCACAGAAATCTGTAATTCTTGTTTTGATCGTCCCTCCATGAATTTAGCATTTAacattcttttctctctctgaaagaagagaaagaggaggaggaagaagaaaaaaagaaagaagataaaacaaaaaaagaaggtcTAGCATAATTCTTATAGAAAAGAAGAATTGTAATGGAGCTAATCTAATCATTTTGGTAGACATTCTTTGGTTGATAATAAGATAATTGAATGAAATTGTAACTTGTTTTTTGTTACTTTGACCATTAATTCATTCTGTTTCTCATTTTGTAATCATTCTTGCATTTCTAGTTAGTTTTATATGGATGGGGTGTATGAGTGTATCTCTTCATGCTGTTAGCTTTCTGCCAATGAAGCCCggatatattttaaactacaggTCTTTGAAccgtttgataaattttaatcaagtctttaaacttgtatttgtttttttaattaatgtaagtACGTATGAAATTTGATCATTCTCTTActatattttactaattatattgtttaaaatataatagaatgAAATATAGCTTATGTAATGCTATTTATTTCATGTAGTACtctactttttctttcttcctttcttttcaatttgtaaATTATGGGGTAGaattacttttacttttttattttatcagaaAAATACTCAAACAATGTGAACACTTCAAAAAGTTCTTTTAGATTAGAACTTGATTGCATGAGCCAACCACCCCTTTTTATAAGCTTCCTGAAAAAGTTATAGTTTTAGATAAGAGCTTGATTGCATGAGCCACTGTTGGctatttatgtttatgtttatatTACAGTAATAGCAGTGATTATATATCGAATTGAATGCTTGATAAACTTAgttcaataaattatatatatttttgtgataatttttataaattaacttcaatatttttaatcatataatttaactCCAATATTTTGTGATAGTCTTTATTTCGAAAGATTATCCAGTATTCTTCAAGTTCTACTacattgataaatattaatttgttagaatattaatttttttaatagaaaatattgaatccgtgattttttttctttttttagaccaataataataataataataataataataataataataatagtaatagtaatagctagtagtaataataataataataataataaaatgtaatgtATGCATTGTATATGCAAACTGGAATCAATCATCAAATGCATACAATTAGCAATAGAACAAAGGACTATTacaactcatttatttatttatttttgaggaAGATTAATATTACAACTCATTAGTCATTATTACTATGTTAGTTTACTCATTTTCAGTTGGCccatgatttaatttttttttcagtgtCCAGCTAGCACAGcagcataataataataatgatataaatatataatactcTGCAGGGTCCAAATATTCTTTTGTTGCTGTGAGAATTAAGAACCAACAGAGCAGCTAAATTCCAAATGCAACGTTACCTAACGCCTAATCACCCTCTACCTAATAATTTCCAAACCCTTATTCATAACCCAGAGAAAATATCCACATATATTCGTGGACacctttttgtttctttgatgTAATATGTATATCCTATTTGAACAGGGAaagctattattattattattataattttttttggttcttCCTCTCTGTCATTCGGTTAATTAGGATACATAATTTAACTGTGtatgacattatttttattcaagtaGATGCATGTCTGTCTCTGGCTTTGACAAACCAGCTTTGCTAATTAATTAGTAAGGTAATCTCTGCACGAAAAAGCACGAACGAAACGTGGCTCATTATTATTGACTAACTGTACTAAGtcatatattgaaaaataaaattgatatatgACGGAAATCACGGTGGATTATTGGTATAAACTTGTCTTCTCTAAGAAAAGACATATGCAGAAACTCCACAATGATGGCTTCAACTGACCAGTTTAGctttcacttttaatttaaaatcagaAAGAATTGTAGGTTCCTATACAAGAATATGAAATTGTTGTAACCAAAACCAACACAACTCCAACAAAGGTTAGGGTTCATGCATGCAAAAAATGATGAAgccaccttcttcttcttccttcccctCTCTTCTCAGAGTCAAGCCTCGTCTCTCTTCTTATCTCTTCACCCTCTTAGCTTTCATTCTCTTCGCCGCCATCCTATATGGCCATGACTTTGTCTTCATCTTCCGTCCACGCCTCCACTCCAACGATCACACCACACAAACACTCTTCTCCACACCCGGTGAGTTCCCTCGTAAATCAAAGaaactcttttttcttctttctctctttttgttCTTGGCTTTTCAGTGTTCCTAATTAttatctcatatatatatatatatatatttattattttgatcatttagTCGATGTGAGATCTTcaacaacaaagaaagaaaataccGAAGAAAATAAGACGGTGGTGACAAAATCGAAaagggaggaagaagaagagtgtGACGTGTTCAACGGAAGGTGGGTACGCGACGAGTTGACTCGGCCACTGTACAAGGAATCGGAGTGTCCGTACATACAGCCACAATTAACATGTGAAGAACACGGTCGGCCTGATAAGGAGTATCAGCGGTGGCGATGGCAGCCTCACGGTTGCGATCTTCCCACGTAAGTAGTGctgattttcttctcttttctttgttcAACAGTTCTACGGAAATATTCTCTAATCTCTACCACGTAATTGGATATAATAATTTCGAAATATCTCCTatcgaaagaaaaaataatagtagtatAATAATTTCGAAATATTTCAAAAGGgagaatgttaaaaaatgtgtCGTGTCGTGTGTGTGGTTTTTTCACGGGTTCAAGTTGTCGGTGCGTCGGAGTGGGGTTGTTGAATTCGTTTCATGGCAGCCACGTGTGGCACTGTATGGTGGTTGAACGCTATGAATGTTGTAGTCATAACACGTCATTTATTGAATCACAATTAAATGATTGCATACCAACTATTTTGTACCAGTTAAACCATGCAATGATGGTGGAATCGAATCGGTCGACACTTGTAGTTGTAGCTCTCTTTTGTAGGACGTTATGTATGTTTTCCATTGGTGGGACCTTGTAGCAAGAACATGACATAATGAAGTAATTAATTGAGGATTCCCCAGTCCCAGTTAGACAAATTGCATTTCAATActactaatttgatgttttgtgacattttctattttaatttatgtccaAGCCAGTTAATTTCTTGGACTTGGTTTCGGGTTGATTATTATTGCAAGTTTGAAACAGAAAATTAGACATCTTAAAGTTGTGGCCacgttttttccttctttctggAATGACTATTTGCTTTTGTGATTGAAACTAAAGGAGTTGTAGGCGTTGGTTAGATAGATTTAATTGGTAGGGTCTTTGAAGTTAAGTGTACGTTTAAGAATCCAATCCACAAGCAATGACTTTACCACAAACGAGTGGATGCCAGATGAGGGAGAAGGctatataattaattgtttagTCTCAATGGATCTTCTATAGACTAAACAACCAAATAGTGTAATCAGACATACctacttttttcttgtttaaagtgagaaggaaaaatgGATAGATAAGAAAGTTAACTTCTCTTGTATACCCGTTAAGGCCGTTAAATGAAATGACGCTAATTAAGAGTTTCCAATGAGAAGATATAGAGATCAAATTAATATTGGTACTTCaggcaagaaatgaatcaattCTCTTAATGAGATTAAAATGATATGAATTACGAAGGTTACATCAAAATTTAGTATGCAAATAACTTCAAAAGATACTTTTGGTCCGTTGTTTTTTAGTTATGATTCACTCTTTACACCTTAAAGAACTCAATCCATTGAATGCTTCAAggaatcataattaatttaagctAAACATAACACATTTTTACCAAAATGCAGATTCAGTGCCAGATTAATGTTGGAAAAGCTTCGTGGGAAGAGGATGATGTTTATTGGAGACTCCCTCAATCGAAGTCAATATGCCTCTTTGATATGCCTTCTCCATCAACTTATTCCTGAACATGCCAAATCCGAGGAAACCTTGGATTCACTCACTGTCTTTACAGCTAAGGTAGGTACACCTCTTACTACTTGCTTATGTAGAATACATAACTTCATTTCATAGTAGTGTTAGCAACAATATCATgttagccttttttttttctccctctttGTTCATTGTGTTGTATTTAATTAGGAATACAATGCCACAATTGAGTTCTATTGGGCACCTTTTCTTCTTGAATCAAACTCCGATAATGCTGTCATCCATAGGGTAACTGATAGGATTGTGAGAAAAGGTTCAATCAATACGCATGGTCGTCATTGGAAAGACGCTGATATTGTTGTATTTAACACTTACCTTTGGTGGATAACTGGCTCTAAGATGAAGATCTTGTATGTTTCTCTACTTTACTTTACTCAAGCAATTATTTACTTTGCCCTCTATCATTTCTTTGACATTGCCATTGCAAAACATTGCTTaaagttttctcaaatttttaggCTTGGATCTTTTAACGATGAAGTAAAGGAGATTATTGAGATGTCAACAGAGGACGCTTATCGTATGGCTATCAAAAGTATGCTTAGATGGGTGAGGCTGAACATGGACTCCAACAAGACAAGAGTCTTCTTTATCAGCATGTCACCATCTCATGCAAAGTGAGTATAGTTCACACACATATAATATAccaataacacatttttttgtgCTAAACATAATGGCATATCTATATTCTGATGTTGCTAACCTTTAGAGTGAGATTGATATGTACTTCTCATTATGCTATTTTCAAGAGAGTATTGTTTATTGAAGAATTTGTTGTATATGGAAGCATCAAATTGTGAGGACTCACATCGTTATGTAAATATGTGGGCAGAAGCATAGAGTGGGGAGGTGAAGCAGGAGGGAACTGCTACAATGAAACAACACCAATTGATGATCCCACATATTGGGGTTCTGATTCTAAGAAAAGCATAATGCAAGTAATTGGGGAAGTGTTTAGAAAATCCAAAATACCTATAACTTTTCTCAACATTACCCAACTATCCAACTATCGTAAAGATGCACACACATCAATTTACAAGAAGCAATGGAATCGGTTGACTCCAGAGCAATTAGCTAACCCTGCTAGCTATGCTGATTGTACGCATTGGTGTTTGCCTGGACTTCCAGATACTTGGAATGAGCTTTTGTTTGCCAAGTTATTTTATCCTTGAaagtgaatcaaaataaaagatccTTGTTAACTCGGTTCCTTGTGTGGCATGACATGAAAAATTGTAAATGGGAGGCTACAACCTACGAGCTTTAGAAATGgtaaaagagaaagaatgaaTGCAAAGAGGATTTGTGTAGAATAATAGTACATTAACATTGATGAAGGAGGagattgtatatataaaattgagtttttttttcttcttgtaattGGATTGACAAATTCCAATTTTTGCTAGTTAATTGTGTCCCCTAGCATTGGTGCTATGCTAACACATATATAGATGAATTGAATTGCTATGGAACATTTGTTTTAACATTAGTACTTATGAAatcaaacattaaaattatttgtttctctttctaTATTGATAGTTAATGCTGTTATAACGTGCGTTGGTTGGATCTAATTCAATCTTATAAGACTGGTTTACAAGATGAGTAactcacttttttaaaaatga
This region includes:
- the LOC114380895 gene encoding protein trichome birefringence-like 33, with protein sequence MQKMMKPPSSSSFPSLLRVKPRLSSYLFTLLAFILFAAILYGHDFVFIFRPRLHSNDHTTQTLFSTPVDVRSSTTKKENTEENKTVVTKSKREEEEECDVFNGRWVRDELTRPLYKESECPYIQPQLTCEEHGRPDKEYQRWRWQPHGCDLPTFSARLMLEKLRGKRMMFIGDSLNRSQYASLICLLHQLIPEHAKSEETLDSLTVFTAKEYNATIEFYWAPFLLESNSDNAVIHRVTDRIVRKGSINTHGRHWKDADIVVFNTYLWWITGSKMKILLGSFNDEVKEIIEMSTEDAYRMAIKSMLRWVRLNMDSNKTRVFFISMSPSHAKSIEWGGEAGGNCYNETTPIDDPTYWGSDSKKSIMQVIGEVFRKSKIPITFLNITQLSNYRKDAHTSIYKKQWNRLTPEQLANPASYADCTHWCLPGLPDTWNELLFAKLFYP